Proteins found in one Lepisosteus oculatus isolate fLepOcu1 chromosome 22, fLepOcu1.hap2, whole genome shotgun sequence genomic segment:
- the LOC107079731 gene encoding uncharacterized protein: MEPWHQSEETSPDSKPDATCSARNASEDAEKFIRRLVVEEGQRLMADKTLYRRPSWSPNIQGDQSRSEMAAPVLGHPHAEVKGFIEQRGVLDALEKVVSLLFHKLVEATNSDGHPVFKTDRGSDRYHEVESGEVADMLDREIRLCRLVKGLESVSTAAPDPEPTPAQIKKTKTRTPKERSERPPATHAQDVAPGGAACPCCEKNTAHPARETRKPAPKTAPPKAGKGRQNKAAEISENTAAWKKTGGGAAEQPSDDPRVSLRRILEEAYWNMNDWTKKGVELSHKLGILLTPSERSRQEVKTLGGKAELGSQGLLTEGPAPPHPAAAGACETPVQAEPEATLPGLDSAMAAQEAISSSHQLPAEKETAERPISPTDGAPFPQTEG; encoded by the exons ATGGAACCGTGGCACCAGAGCGAGGAGACCTCGCCCGATTCAAAACCAGACGCGACGTGCTCGGCGCGCAACGCCTCTGAAGACGCAGAGAAATTCATCAGACGCCTCGTGGTGGAAGAAGGCCAGCGTCTGATGGCGGACAAAACCCTCTACAGGAGACCGTCGTGGTCTCCGAACATCCAGGGTGACCAGTCCCGCTCAGAGATGGCCGCCCCCGTGCTTGGTCACCCCCACGCCGAGGTCAAGGGGTTCATCGAACAACGTGGGGTTCTGGACGCTTTGGAAAAAGTTGTTTCTTTGCTGTTTCATAAACTGGTGGAAGCCACAAACTCGGATGGGCATCCGGTCTTTAAAACGGACCGGGGGAGCGACCGCTACCACGAGGTCGAGTCCGGAGAAGTGGCTGACATGCTGGACAGGGAGATCCGTCTGTGCCGGCTGGTGAAGGGCCTGGAAAGCGTGTCGACAGCTGCCCCCGACCCGGAGCCGACGCCGgctcagataaaaaaaacaaagacgcGCACCCCGAAAGAAAGATCCGAGCGACCTCCCGCGACACACGCCCAGGACGTCGCTCCGGGAGGGGCGGCGTGTCCTTGCTGTGAGAAAAACACGGCGCACCCCGCGCGAGAAACCAGGAAACCCGCCCCCAAAACCGCTCCCCCGAAGGCAGGCAAAGGAAGACAAAATAAAGCAGCAGAAATCTCGGAAAATACCGCCGCATGGAAGaag ACTGGCGGGGGAGCCGCCGAGCAGCCCAGCGATGACCCCAGGGTGAGCCTCAGACGGATTCTGGAGGAGGCCTATTGGAACATGAATGACTGGACCAAGAAAGGAGTGGAGCTGTCTCACAAACTGGGCATACTTTTGACCCCATCTGAAAGGAGCAGGCAGGAAGTTAAGACCCTCGGTGGGAAGGCAGAGCTCGGGTCCCAGGGCCTCCTGACTGAGGGCCCGGCGCCCCCGCACCCTGCTGCCGCCGGGGCCTGCGAGACCCCTGTCCAAGCTGAACCAGAGGCGACGCTCCCTGGGCTCGACAGTGCCATGGCAGCGCAAGAGGCCATCTCTTCTTCCCACCAGCTCCCTGCTGAGAAGGAAACAGCGGAGAGGCCCATCTCTCCCACAGACGGCGCACCTTTCCCACAAACAGAGGGATGA
- the ydjc gene encoding carbohydrate deacetylase isoform X2: MPQPRIRYSIPIGLHANLSEGLPICEQLQKGSSLVNHKGYFHGKMGFRKALRNGQLNMAEVELELRAQVTLFCDLTGHLPHHMDGHQHVHILPGVREVFACVMSDCQIRFTRVPLEPGLQACSWLPLHLRDFYTQVEQDARESVGVFLKHGIRWPDVYIGLTTMGRNMSVARIKTAISHALETPPAKENGMTSHRPELALVSGLSERDHVLTMELMVHPGYPSLPLEGGCGEGPDDFSQSSDRQHEMETLKDPRLLKFYKETKIQLCAFKDL, from the exons ATGCCACAGCCCAGAATCAG GTACAGCATTCCGATCGGCCTCCACGCCAACCTCTCGGAGGGTCTCCCGATCTGCGAGCAGCTCCAGAAGGGATCCTCGCTGGTAAACCACAAGGGGTATTTCCATGGAAAAATGGGCTTCCGGAAGGCTTTACGGAATGGGCAGCTGAATATGGCAGAG GTGGAGCTGGAGCTCCGGGCTCAGGTCACCCTGTTCTGTGACCTGACTGGCCACCTGCCTCACCACATGGACGGGCACCAGCATGTCCACATCCTGCCAG gaGTGCGGGAGGTGTTCGCCTGCGTGATGTCCGACTGTCAGATCCGGTTCACTCGGGTCCCACTGGAGCCTGGCCTGCAAGCCTGCTCCTGGCTTCCTCTGCACCTCAGGGACTTCTACACCCAGGTGGAGCAGGATGCCCGGGAATCCGTCGGCGTCTTTCTGAAGCATGGCATCAG GTGGCCTGATGTCTACATTGGCCTTACGACTATGGGCAGAAACATGTCAGTCGCCAGAATTAAAACGGCCATTTCCCATGCCCTGGAGACGCCACCTGCCAAAGAGAACGGAATGACGAGCCACCGGCCTGAGCTCGCACTGGTGTCCGGGCTCTCCGAGCGGGACCACGTCCTGACCATGGAGCTGATGGTCCACCCGGGCTATCCCAGCCTGCCCTTGGAAGGGGGCTGCGGGGAGGGGCCGGATGACTTCTCGCAATCCTCCGACCGCCAGCACGAGATGGAGACCCTGAAGGACCCCAGACTGCTGAAATTTtacaaggaaacaaaaatccAGCTTTGTGCTTTCAAAGACCTTTAA
- the ydjc gene encoding carbohydrate deacetylase isoform X1, giving the protein MPQPRIRLVVTGDDFGYCPRRNRGIVECFLSGAVSNVSLLVNAGSAKDGAELARRYSIPIGLHANLSEGLPICEQLQKGSSLVNHKGYFHGKMGFRKALRNGQLNMAEVELELRAQVTLFCDLTGHLPHHMDGHQHVHILPGVREVFACVMSDCQIRFTRVPLEPGLQACSWLPLHLRDFYTQVEQDARESVGVFLKHGIRWPDVYIGLTTMGRNMSVARIKTAISHALETPPAKENGMTSHRPELALVSGLSERDHVLTMELMVHPGYPSLPLEGGCGEGPDDFSQSSDRQHEMETLKDPRLLKFYKETKIQLCAFKDL; this is encoded by the exons ATGCCACAGCCCAGAATCAGGTTGGTGGTGACCGGCGACGATTTTGGGTACTGTCCGCGGAGGAACCGGGGAATCGTCGAGTGTTTCCTGTCCGGGGCGGTTTCCAACGTTTCGCTCTTGGTCAACGCCGGCTCGGCTAAGGACGGCGCTGAGCTAGCCAGGCG GTACAGCATTCCGATCGGCCTCCACGCCAACCTCTCGGAGGGTCTCCCGATCTGCGAGCAGCTCCAGAAGGGATCCTCGCTGGTAAACCACAAGGGGTATTTCCATGGAAAAATGGGCTTCCGGAAGGCTTTACGGAATGGGCAGCTGAATATGGCAGAG GTGGAGCTGGAGCTCCGGGCTCAGGTCACCCTGTTCTGTGACCTGACTGGCCACCTGCCTCACCACATGGACGGGCACCAGCATGTCCACATCCTGCCAG gaGTGCGGGAGGTGTTCGCCTGCGTGATGTCCGACTGTCAGATCCGGTTCACTCGGGTCCCACTGGAGCCTGGCCTGCAAGCCTGCTCCTGGCTTCCTCTGCACCTCAGGGACTTCTACACCCAGGTGGAGCAGGATGCCCGGGAATCCGTCGGCGTCTTTCTGAAGCATGGCATCAG GTGGCCTGATGTCTACATTGGCCTTACGACTATGGGCAGAAACATGTCAGTCGCCAGAATTAAAACGGCCATTTCCCATGCCCTGGAGACGCCACCTGCCAAAGAGAACGGAATGACGAGCCACCGGCCTGAGCTCGCACTGGTGTCCGGGCTCTCCGAGCGGGACCACGTCCTGACCATGGAGCTGATGGTCCACCCGGGCTATCCCAGCCTGCCCTTGGAAGGGGGCTGCGGGGAGGGGCCGGATGACTTCTCGCAATCCTCCGACCGCCAGCACGAGATGGAGACCCTGAAGGACCCCAGACTGCTGAAATTTtacaaggaaacaaaaatccAGCTTTGTGCTTTCAAAGACCTTTAA
- the ube2l3b gene encoding ubiquitin-conjugating enzyme E2 L3b, translating into MAASRRLHKELDEIRKSGMKNFRNIQVDDSNILTWQGLIVPDNPPYDKGAFRIEIIFPAEYPFKPPKITFKTKIYHPNIDEKGQVCLPVISAENWKPATKTDQVIQSLIALVNDPQPEHPLRADLAEEYSKDRKKFFKNAEEFTKKHGEKRPVD; encoded by the exons ATGGCGGCGAGCAGGAGGCTGCACAAG gaGCTTGATGAAATCCGCAAATCTGGAATGAAAAATTTCCGTAACATCCAAGTTGATGACTCAAACATATTGACCTGGCAAGGCCTTATTGTTCCT GACAACCCTCCATACGACAAAGGAGCGTTCAGGATCGAAATCATCTTTCCTGCTGAGTATCCTTTTAAGCCCCCCAAGATCACTTTTAAGACAAAGATCTACCACCCCAATATCGATGAGAAGGGCCAGGTGTGTCTGCCAGTCATTAGTGCAGAGAACTGGAAGCCGGCTACCAAAACTGACCAAG tTATCCAATCCCTCATCGCCCTGGTGAATGACCCCCAGCCAGAACACCCTCTGAGGGCTGACCTAGCAGAAGAGTACTCAAAGGACCGTAAAAAATTCTTTAAGAATGCAGAAGAGTTTACAAAGAAACATGGTGAAAAGCGACCAGTGGACTAA
- the LOC107079704 gene encoding allatostatin-A receptor-like: MVSLNLTVPLAVDFNEAADYFIFITNLLIATSAVLVAGSVVLGIICKKTLRRQNRFIFMLNTSISDTLSGVGGYYIGLFDVQEGFPSRNGTYYIVPSLLGVNILTIMFAQLDRFLAVVYPYTYNHYITRTIVIGVCVFCWFYTYLTLTVQNLLTVDAAAKLSAYGTLLLQAIIIVKVLMNVKLYLIAKYQIAREPPGPERDSKKESLRLIIVVVVCFLALWTPDFYYIILVQLTRSSYIFTNNASDPLSMMIRLSATCTPGLYIWGSPALREAVLKTVWGRVCPPLRKR, encoded by the coding sequence ATGGTTTCTCTGAACCTCACTGTGCCGTTAGCGGTGGACTTTAATGAAGCTgcagattatttcatttttataaccaATCTACTAATTGCTACAAGTGCAGTTCTCGTGGCTGGCTCGGTGGTGTTGGgtattatttgtaaaaaaacactCCGAAGACAAAACAGGTTCATTTTCATGCTGAACACCAGTATAAGCGACACTCTGTCTGGGGTAGGTGGTTACTACATCGGACTGTTTGATGTTCAGGAGGGATTTCCTTCCAGAAACGGCACCTATTACATAGTGCCTTCGCTACTGGGAGTCAATATTCTGACCATTATGTTTGCACAGTTGGATCGATTCCTTGCTGTtgtttatccttatacttataATCATTATATAACAAGAACTATAGTTATAGGAGTTTGTGTTTTCTGCTGGTTTTACACTTATTTGACATTAACGGTTCAGAACCTCCTCACCGTTGACGCTGCAGCAAAATTGAGCGCTTACGGCACTCTGTTGCTCCAGGCAATAATAATCGTGAAAGTGCTGATGAACGTGAAACTGTACCTCATcgctaaataccagattgctcgCGAGCCGCCGGgtccagagagagacagcaagAAAGAGTCCCTGAGACTCATCATCGTGGTGGTAGTCTGCTTCCTGGCGCTCTGGACTCCTGACTTTTATTACATTATCCTGGTCCAGTTGACCAGATCCAGTTACATATTCACGAACAACGCCAGCGACCCTCTGAGCATGATGATAAGATTATCTGCAACCTGTACCCCCGGACTGTACATCTGGGGGAGCCCCGCTCTCAGGGAGGCTGTGCTGAAGACGGTGTGGGGGAGAGTCTGTCCCCCACTGAGAAAAAGGTAA